In the genome of Candidatus Moraniibacteriota bacterium, one region contains:
- a CDS encoding ribonuclease HII has translation MKNSYAEKTHLPTFEYEQLAAASHRDAVGVDEAGRGPLAGPVVAAAARYRSSRLGFPCGESREWRLVRDSKTLSGHQREEAYRWILANFEVGVGVVDAETIDRVNILQATFLAMRMALADLLEKRIAGKQNGMQNVRILVDGNRVIPKIEFSQEAIVHGDARSVSIAAASIVAKVTRDRRMRDLDILYPEYGFSKHKGYGTAAHLSALQRFGPCPIHRQSFAPVVRASREFARN, from the coding sequence ATGAAAAATAGCTACGCAGAGAAAACGCATCTTCCAACATTCGAATATGAACAGCTGGCGGCAGCGTCTCACCGTGATGCCGTCGGGGTGGACGAGGCGGGGCGAGGACCGCTTGCCGGACCGGTTGTTGCTGCGGCAGCGCGGTATCGATCGAGTCGGCTCGGGTTTCCTTGTGGAGAGAGTAGAGAATGGCGGCTGGTTCGAGATTCCAAGACGCTCTCAGGGCATCAACGCGAAGAGGCATATCGGTGGATTCTTGCGAATTTCGAGGTTGGGGTTGGTGTGGTTGATGCGGAGACTATTGATCGGGTGAATATCCTTCAGGCAACATTCCTTGCTATGCGAATGGCTCTGGCGGATCTTTTGGAGAAGCGTATCGCGGGAAAACAAAACGGGATGCAAAATGTTCGTATATTGGTTGATGGCAATCGAGTGATCCCAAAAATCGAGTTTTCTCAAGAGGCAATCGTGCACGGAGACGCTCGATCGGTGTCTATTGCCGCAGCATCTATTGTGGCCAAGGTGACGCGTGATCGGAGAATGCGGGATCTCGACATCCTCTATCCAGAGTATGGATTCTCGAAGCACAAGGGGTATGGTACGGCAGCGCACCTCTCGGCACTCCAGCGGTTTGGGCCGTGCCCGATTCATCGGCAGTCATTTGCGCCGGTTGTGCGAGCTTCCCGGGAATTTGCAAGAAATTAA
- the rpmF gene encoding 50S ribosomal protein L32, which yields MSVPKQRHSKARQARGRVRYVKSVKNSVACPKCGASISSHRVCPKCGFYKNREYVNTLKKASASTKKEQQ from the coding sequence ATGTCGGTACCGAAACAGCGGCATTCCAAAGCTCGGCAGGCTCGCGGGCGCGTTCGCTATGTAAAGTCCGTAAAGAATAGTGTGGCTTGCCCGAAATGTGGGGCGAGCATTTCGTCACACCGTGTGTGTCCGAAATGCGGCTTTTACAAGAATCGAGAATACGTAAATACGCTGAAAAAAGCGTCGGCATCGACAAAAAAAGAGCAGCAGTAA
- the nusB gene encoding transcription antitermination factor NusB, with amino-acid sequence MANRHLQRSVAMQALFEWDFRKRSDAEMADIVRRNLEEFAPGLEDASFTRVLVEGALAHRKVIDQLIEKCAPEWPLDQVTVIDRNVLRLGIFELLYGNYDEVPPKVAINEAIELSKTFGSDSSPRFINGVLGTIYREMGEPMKDDSSEKRRAALKLKELEEHPGDMKTEPIDSDDAE; translated from the coding sequence ATGGCGAATCGGCATCTTCAACGATCGGTAGCAATGCAGGCGCTTTTCGAATGGGATTTTCGGAAGCGGAGCGATGCTGAGATGGCCGATATTGTGCGCCGGAATCTCGAGGAATTCGCCCCCGGGCTCGAAGACGCCTCATTTACGCGTGTTTTGGTTGAAGGGGCGTTAGCACATCGCAAGGTTATCGATCAACTCATTGAGAAGTGTGCGCCCGAGTGGCCCCTTGACCAGGTGACGGTGATCGACCGTAATGTGCTTCGACTCGGTATTTTTGAGTTGCTCTATGGTAATTACGACGAAGTGCCACCCAAGGTCGCGATTAACGAAGCTATCGAGTTGTCCAAGACATTTGGCAGTGACAGCTCCCCGCGGTTTATCAATGGCGTTTTAGGCACTATCTATCGTGAGATGGGGGAGCCAATGAAGGACGACTCAAGCGAAAAACGTCGTGCTGCGCTGAAACTCAAAGAATTGGAGGAACATCCGGGAGACATGAAAACCGAACCGATCGATTCGGATGACGCGGAGTGA
- the rnc gene encoding ribonuclease III has product MKEFDKVEIARMLGAEIRKPEYFQTAFTHRSYINEHRNYPLDHNERLEFLGDAVLELVVTEYLFHQYPNPEGELTSWRAALVNGEMLARVGAELGIEPFLMMSRGESKDTGRSRQYLVANAMEAIIGALYLDQGYDAAKSFILRVIVSHLPEVFEQRLYADPKSEFQEQAQTRLSMTPSYRVLSESGPDHDKCFTAGAYIGDDLVAEGTGSSKQEAQREAAKNALKKKSW; this is encoded by the coding sequence ATGAAAGAATTCGACAAGGTGGAAATTGCTCGTATGCTGGGCGCGGAGATTCGAAAGCCCGAATATTTTCAGACAGCGTTTACTCACCGCTCTTATATCAATGAGCATCGGAATTACCCGCTTGATCACAATGAACGATTGGAGTTTTTGGGCGATGCGGTACTTGAACTTGTGGTGACCGAATATCTTTTTCACCAATATCCCAATCCCGAAGGGGAGCTCACGAGTTGGCGCGCCGCCCTGGTAAATGGCGAAATGCTTGCCCGTGTCGGCGCTGAGCTTGGCATTGAACCGTTTCTCATGATGAGTCGGGGCGAATCGAAGGATACGGGACGGTCACGCCAGTATCTGGTTGCCAATGCTATGGAGGCTATTATCGGGGCGCTCTACCTCGATCAGGGCTACGATGCTGCCAAGAGCTTTATTCTTCGGGTTATCGTGAGTCACCTGCCGGAAGTTTTTGAACAGAGGCTGTACGCTGATCCGAAGAGCGAGTTTCAAGAACAAGCGCAGACGCGCCTCAGTATGACGCCGTCCTATCGGGTGCTTTCGGAATCGGGACCTGACCATGACAAATGTTTTACGGCCGGTGCCTATATCGGCGATGATTTGGTCGCCGAAGGGACGGGGAGTTCCAAGCAAGAGGCACAGCGCGAAGCGGCCAAGAACGCCCTCAAGAAAAAGAGTTGGTAA
- a CDS encoding SET domain-containing protein-lysine N-methyltransferase, whose protein sequence is MTDNDIDLKESLRKEVQKIYTPLSVAKEEIWKRWGNKELQKNVSEFLGIKAERFFKESPVACLGRNIVSPTMEFSYFLELAKEIDLEPLVIEHVKDKFVTENPDKYYLAKLYFYNKNGRKNDRNIDTDFINAIDFNKYQGEKICNINTMWGENLVDFQHRISHDLFPNHWRKSIDISEILDLNHKGLSQCYDKYLALFIFGGVLFENFLLSKNIKDFTHRVVVPAFAKLEKLFGIKPLIVPLSSIEDQDDLYWWCYPTLIKDDIMEHITIGGAKYRKIHHGEFKNALIKLKPSRIVPTGVGVFAVRNLSKGIIIGDVRFLSEDFFLTRNDYEKVDQESRGVIKNFCIPTPDGFFAPKDVNYLSIPWYINHSCDGNVGYDKNGNFVTIKNIKKDDELSYDYGLAVSDPGFKLYCKCRSKKCRKVITGNDWKNVEYRKKNYSHMTPELKELIEKTYKD, encoded by the coding sequence ATGACTGATAATGACATTGATTTGAAGGAGAGTCTAAGGAAAGAAGTCCAGAAAATATATACTCCGTTGTCTGTTGCAAAGGAAGAAATTTGGAAAAGATGGGGAAATAAAGAGCTGCAAAAGAATGTGAGTGAGTTTTTGGGCATTAAAGCTGAACGATTTTTTAAAGAAAGTCCGGTCGCCTGTTTGGGGAGGAATATTGTGAGTCCTACTATGGAGTTTAGCTATTTCTTGGAATTAGCCAAAGAGATAGATCTTGAACCTCTGGTTATAGAACATGTTAAAGATAAGTTTGTTACAGAAAACCCGGATAAGTACTATTTAGCGAAATTGTATTTTTACAATAAGAACGGAAGGAAGAATGATAGGAACATTGACACTGATTTTATCAACGCCATTGATTTCAATAAATATCAAGGAGAAAAAATATGTAACATAAATACAATGTGGGGAGAGAATCTTGTTGATTTTCAACATAGAATTTCTCATGACTTATTTCCTAATCACTGGAGGAAAAGTATCGATATATCGGAAATACTGGATTTAAATCACAAGGGGTTGAGTCAGTGTTACGATAAATATCTAGCTCTTTTTATCTTCGGAGGCGTGTTGTTCGAAAACTTCTTGTTAAGTAAAAACATCAAGGACTTTACACATAGAGTTGTGGTCCCCGCATTTGCCAAACTTGAAAAACTTTTTGGCATTAAGCCTCTTATTGTTCCTTTATCTTCAATAGAGGATCAGGATGACTTGTATTGGTGGTGTTATCCAACTTTAATTAAAGATGATATTATGGAACATATAACAATTGGTGGAGCAAAGTACAGGAAGATACATCACGGAGAGTTTAAGAATGCTCTTATAAAGCTTAAACCATCAAGGATAGTACCAACTGGAGTGGGTGTTTTTGCTGTTAGAAACCTAAGCAAGGGAATTATAATTGGTGATGTAAGGTTTTTAAGCGAAGACTTTTTTCTTACTCGAAATGACTATGAAAAGGTAGACCAGGAATCAAGGGGTGTAATAAAAAACTTCTGCATCCCAACTCCTGACGGTTTCTTTGCTCCTAAAGATGTTAATTATCTCTCTATCCCTTGGTATATCAATCATTCTTGTGATGGCAATGTTGGGTATGATAAAAATGGAAATTTTGTTACCATAAAAAACATTAAAAAGGATGACGAGCTCTCCTACGATTATGGATTAGCTGTGTCGGATCCTGGTTTTAAATTATATTGTAAGTGTAGATCAAAAAAATGCAGGAAAGTCATTACCGGGAATGATTGGAAGAATGTTGAATATCGAAAGAAAAACTATTCGCATATGACCCCAGAGCTCAAGGAACTCATAGAGAAAACATATAAAGATTAA
- a CDS encoding HAMP domain-containing histidine kinase produces MLFSFGMNFFLMLFLLAGVLAPYLYGLGVVNDYRIESMGMFGMPIFLGLLAYLIVRYQAFNVKIIATQALVVTLAILIGSQLFFIRSQINFILTSITFLLSVLFGILLIRSVKNEIRRKEELQIVTDKLAAANVELKRLDQSKPEFISIASHQLRTPLTAIKGFVSLLLEGSYGKVPAPITDVLDKIYTANDRIVHLVEDLLNISRMESGRLKYEYAEVNIPEFLDELRDTFAIVAKKKGLELTFETVTDSIKPAWVDRQKAFEVVSNLIDNALKYTAAGSVRVRTEDASGFIRISVTDTGVGIDSDMMSALFQKFSRGKESGKMHVSGTGLGLYVGKSMIEAQGGHIGVTSEGTGKGSTFFVELPVKQG; encoded by the coding sequence ATGCTTTTTTCCTTTGGCATGAATTTTTTCTTAATGCTGTTTCTTTTGGCAGGGGTTTTGGCTCCTTACCTGTATGGACTTGGTGTTGTAAATGATTACAGAATTGAGTCTATGGGCATGTTTGGAATGCCCATTTTTCTTGGCCTCCTTGCGTACCTCATCGTTCGATATCAGGCATTCAATGTAAAAATTATTGCAACACAAGCATTAGTGGTGACACTGGCGATATTGATTGGCTCACAGCTTTTCTTTATCAGGTCGCAGATAAATTTCATACTTACATCAATTACATTTCTCCTGTCTGTTCTCTTTGGCATTCTCCTCATCCGTTCTGTGAAGAATGAAATTCGACGGAAGGAAGAGCTGCAGATTGTGACGGACAAATTGGCGGCGGCGAATGTGGAGCTCAAGCGTCTTGATCAGTCGAAGCCGGAGTTCATTTCGATCGCGTCGCATCAGTTGCGGACGCCATTGACGGCAATCAAGGGATTTGTCTCGCTTTTGCTTGAAGGATCGTACGGCAAGGTGCCGGCACCGATCACGGATGTACTCGATAAGATTTATACGGCAAATGATCGAATCGTGCACTTGGTGGAAGATTTGCTCAACATTTCCCGTATGGAATCGGGGCGGCTCAAGTACGAGTATGCAGAGGTGAATATTCCGGAATTCTTGGATGAACTTCGCGATACGTTTGCGATCGTTGCCAAGAAGAAGGGTTTGGAGTTGACATTTGAGACGGTGACAGACTCGATCAAGCCGGCATGGGTGGATCGACAGAAGGCCTTCGAAGTAGTCTCGAATCTTATCGACAATGCGCTCAAGTATACGGCTGCCGGGAGTGTCCGGGTTCGCACGGAGGATGCGAGCGGTTTCATCCGTATCTCCGTGACGGATACAGGCGTTGGCATTGATTCCGATATGATGTCCGCCTTGTTTCAGAAGTTCTCTCGCGGCAAGGAGAGCGGCAAGATGCACGTGAGCGGCACCGGTCTCGGACTCTATGTCGGGAAGTCCATGATCGAGGCGCAAGGCGGCCACATCGGCGTCACCTCCGAAGGCACCGGCAAAGGCTCGACCTTCTTCGTGGAATTACCGGTGAAGCAAGGGTAA
- a CDS encoding MFS transporter, whose product MRSLRSNIWKLYAIKGLRSCMFEMPIIVLFFRENGLSMQDVFVLQALFSLVTIVLDVPTGHFSDMFSRKVSIVIGGGVSAFGFAVYFVSSGFWEFLIAETMLGVGMSFVSGADSAMLYDTLLVLNREGEYRRREGANSSTGLLLESVASIIGGFLAVASLRLPILCDVLVSICIIPVALILVEPPLHREISQKSSLVIMWATVRYALYAHAEIKWLILYSSIVSTSTLTMVWFIQPYLVVTGVPIEWFGIVWSVLMGVAAFFSWYAHFVERVIGRKRSLILLVALPVFGYGLIASVWHVWSAIFLVCFYITRGILNPVLLDYINGLISSDVRATILSVKNLVGRCVFVIVGPLAGWASDAYSLQLALLLSGIIFLFFGGVILLAMWKKKIL is encoded by the coding sequence ATGCGGAGTTTACGATCAAATATTTGGAAACTCTATGCCATAAAAGGTTTGCGCAGCTGCATGTTTGAGATGCCGATTATCGTTCTCTTTTTCCGGGAGAATGGACTGTCGATGCAGGACGTGTTTGTTTTACAGGCACTCTTTTCTCTAGTGACGATCGTGCTCGATGTACCGACAGGACACTTTTCGGATATGTTTAGTAGGAAGGTGTCGATCGTTATTGGGGGAGGCGTTTCTGCGTTTGGTTTCGCGGTTTATTTCGTATCTTCCGGATTTTGGGAGTTTCTTATTGCGGAAACCATGCTTGGCGTTGGTATGAGTTTTGTGTCAGGAGCGGATTCAGCAATGCTTTATGACACGCTTCTTGTTTTGAATCGGGAAGGGGAATATCGTCGTCGAGAGGGGGCGAACAGCAGTACTGGTCTTTTGTTGGAAAGCGTAGCAAGTATTATCGGCGGATTTCTTGCAGTGGCAAGTCTTCGGCTGCCGATTCTCTGCGATGTGCTTGTCTCGATTTGCATTATTCCTGTAGCGCTTATACTCGTTGAACCCCCGCTACACCGTGAGATATCTCAAAAGAGTAGTCTTGTAATCATGTGGGCAACGGTGCGATACGCACTCTATGCCCATGCGGAGATTAAGTGGCTCATTCTCTATTCATCCATTGTGAGCACGTCAACTCTCACTATGGTGTGGTTTATTCAGCCATATCTCGTAGTAACCGGTGTTCCAATTGAGTGGTTTGGCATTGTTTGGTCCGTACTTATGGGAGTGGCAGCATTCTTCTCATGGTATGCACACTTTGTGGAACGAGTTATCGGACGGAAGCGGTCATTGATTCTCCTCGTTGCCTTGCCTGTATTTGGCTACGGGTTGATAGCTTCAGTGTGGCATGTTTGGTCTGCTATATTTCTCGTGTGTTTCTATATCACGCGCGGCATTCTGAATCCGGTGCTTTTGGACTATATCAATGGCCTGATTTCTTCCGATGTTCGAGCCACCATTCTGTCTGTGAAAAACCTGGTTGGTCGGTGCGTATTTGTCATTGTTGGTCCTCTTGCCGGATGGGCAAGCGATGCCTATTCGCTCCAATTGGCACTTCTGTTGTCCGGAATCATCTTTCTGTTCTTTGGCGGAGTAATTCTTCTTGCTATGTGGAAGAAAAAAATCCTGTAA
- a CDS encoding glycosyltransferase family 2 protein, translating to MDVSIILVNYRSREKTRNCLFSLKKADLSGISHEIIIVDNSEADDFGKEFRQEFPEVIFVRNETNSGMGSGNNLGARQARGSFLLILNPDTIVRPDAIRQLFDMMKNHEDMGIAGPKLLNPDGTLQYSCLRFPKVWTPILRRTILGRFAPHHLGRYLMTDFDHQQTRDVDWMMGSCLLIRADLYHCIGGFDERFFMYFEDIDLCRRAWREGLRVVYCPDAIVVHDHARGSARSRWFIAPFTSRLAREHIRSWIKYAVKWRFQ from the coding sequence ATGGATGTAAGTATTATTTTGGTGAATTATCGAAGCCGAGAGAAAACTCGGAACTGTCTTTTTTCTTTGAAAAAAGCTGATCTGTCGGGGATTTCTCATGAAATCATCATAGTTGACAATAGTGAGGCGGACGATTTCGGCAAGGAATTTCGCCAGGAATTCCCGGAGGTGATCTTTGTGCGAAATGAGACAAACAGCGGCATGGGGAGCGGAAACAATCTGGGTGCTCGACAGGCGCGAGGGAGTTTCCTTCTTATCCTCAATCCGGACACAATCGTTCGTCCGGATGCGATTCGACAGCTCTTCGATATGATGAAGAATCACGAGGATATGGGTATTGCCGGGCCGAAGCTTCTCAATCCGGATGGCACGCTTCAGTATTCGTGTCTGCGTTTTCCGAAAGTGTGGACGCCGATTCTTCGGCGCACGATTCTTGGACGATTTGCGCCGCATCACCTCGGAAGATATCTCATGACGGATTTCGATCACCAGCAGACGAGAGATGTCGATTGGATGATGGGATCGTGTCTTTTGATTCGTGCCGACCTCTATCATTGTATCGGAGGGTTTGATGAGCGGTTCTTTATGTATTTTGAAGACATTGATCTGTGCCGGCGCGCTTGGCGGGAAGGTCTGCGCGTAGTGTATTGTCCTGATGCTATCGTGGTGCACGATCATGCTCGCGGGAGCGCCCGTTCTCGGTGGTTTATCGCACCTTTTACGAGTCGCTTAGCGCGTGAACATATCCGATCATGGATAAAATACGCCGTTAAATGGCGATTCCAGTGA
- a CDS encoding response regulator: protein MARVLLVEDDPMISEIYQRKFSAAGFEVRIAASGKAVLDILRTESFDLVLLDIVLPEMSGMEILEKLRNPKNGYNSDIKIVMFSSLSEKDDRDRAVALGASGFISKTEVSPSELIVEVTRFLHQFEAQASSTDRKGISISNVPNISA from the coding sequence ATGGCACGAGTATTATTGGTTGAAGATGATCCGATGATCTCGGAGATTTATCAGCGGAAGTTCTCCGCTGCCGGGTTTGAAGTGCGCATTGCCGCTTCAGGGAAGGCTGTTTTGGATATTTTGCGGACAGAATCATTCGACCTGGTGCTACTCGATATTGTCTTACCGGAGATGAGCGGAATGGAGATTTTGGAAAAGCTTCGCAATCCGAAAAACGGCTACAATTCCGATATCAAGATCGTGATGTTTAGTAGTTTGAGCGAGAAGGATGACCGGGATCGGGCCGTAGCTCTTGGTGCGAGCGGCTTTATCTCGAAAACGGAAGTTTCTCCCTCCGAACTGATTGTTGAGGTGACGCGATTTTTGCATCAGTTTGAAGCGCAAGCAAGCAGTACGGATCGGAAAGGGATATCCATCTCAAACGTCCCGAATATATCAGCGTGA
- the aspS gene encoding aspartate--tRNA(Asn) ligase has product MDMERTLIAEAPKHIGKKIQLKGWINMRRDHGKIVFFDMRDRSGTVQLVVIPDHEMAYAASKECRNECVIEVTGVAKLRPGGAERSTTSGSIEVEVETLRVLSVPESPLPFEVAEGGLENLHLDTLLNNRTFSLRNRKTQSIFRLYGLLLSSYSEALRSRGFLEVKTPRIVNAATEGGANFFKIKYFDRDAFLAQSPQFYKQAGASVFERVFEIGPVFRAEPHFTTRHVNEYISLDAEMAFIENVSDVMGELESILFEVCEKIGEKGKEELEQWGAAVPERVPIPRMKLTEALHILEKEYGKKMENGEIDIDPEGERMICEYVKKETGSDFVFLTHYPTAIRPFYTMPSQDPQFTESFDLLFRGLELVTGGQRIHEYQKLADSIRRRGMNPDDFSNYLDTFRYGCPPHGGWGWGSERTIQQLLGLPTIKQAVLFPRDVKRLTP; this is encoded by the coding sequence ATGGATATGGAACGAACACTTATCGCGGAAGCCCCGAAGCATATTGGTAAGAAAATCCAACTCAAAGGCTGGATCAATATGCGTCGCGATCACGGAAAAATCGTCTTCTTCGATATGCGCGATAGAAGTGGGACGGTGCAGCTGGTGGTGATTCCGGATCATGAAATGGCGTATGCCGCATCAAAAGAGTGTCGGAACGAATGTGTAATCGAAGTAACCGGTGTGGCGAAGCTCCGACCGGGCGGTGCGGAGCGGTCGACAACGTCAGGGAGCATAGAAGTGGAAGTTGAGACGCTGCGAGTGCTCTCTGTTCCCGAGAGTCCGCTGCCGTTTGAAGTTGCCGAAGGCGGTCTTGAGAATCTCCACCTTGATACACTGCTCAATAATCGCACCTTTTCTCTTCGGAATCGAAAGACACAGTCGATCTTTCGACTGTACGGTCTGCTTCTCTCATCGTATTCCGAAGCGCTGCGATCGAGAGGGTTTCTCGAAGTGAAGACGCCAAGGATTGTCAACGCGGCAACGGAAGGCGGAGCAAACTTTTTCAAGATAAAATACTTCGACCGGGATGCGTTCTTGGCACAGAGTCCGCAATTTTACAAGCAGGCGGGCGCGAGCGTCTTCGAGCGAGTGTTTGAAATCGGTCCGGTATTTCGTGCGGAGCCTCATTTCACAACGCGGCATGTGAACGAATATATCAGTCTCGATGCTGAGATGGCGTTTATCGAGAATGTCAGTGACGTGATGGGCGAGCTTGAAAGCATTCTTTTTGAAGTCTGTGAGAAAATAGGTGAGAAGGGAAAAGAAGAGCTTGAACAATGGGGTGCGGCTGTTCCGGAGCGCGTGCCGATTCCGCGCATGAAGCTGACGGAGGCGCTCCATATTCTTGAGAAGGAATACGGAAAAAAGATGGAAAATGGAGAAATTGACATCGATCCCGAGGGCGAGCGAATGATCTGCGAGTATGTGAAGAAGGAAACAGGCTCTGATTTTGTTTTCCTGACGCATTATCCGACGGCGATTCGTCCGTTCTATACCATGCCAAGTCAGGATCCGCAGTTTACCGAGAGTTTCGATCTGCTTTTCCGCGGACTTGAATTGGTGACAGGGGGACAGCGCATCCATGAGTATCAGAAGCTCGCTGATTCCATCAGACGGCGCGGTATGAACCCGGATGATTTCTCAAATTACCTTGACACCTTTCGTTACGGGTGTCCTCCGCATGGCGGTTGGGGTTGGGGATCGGAGCGTACCATTCAACAGCTTTTGGGGCTTCCCACCATCAAACAAGCGGTTCTCTTCCCAAGAGACGTGAAGCGCCTCACTCCGTAG
- a CDS encoding rod shape-determining protein, giving the protein MVFGRFSQDIGIDLGTANTLVYVRGKGIVINEPSVVAVNQRTGQILAIGRDAKRMVGKTPGHIVATRPLVDGVVSDFEITQQMLRFFINKVHDSGFAFLRRPRVLVGVPSGVTEVERRAVIEATMNAGAREAFLIDEPMAAAIGARLPVIEASGNMVVDIGGGTTEIAVISLGGVVVSRSLRIAGDEMNEDIVRYARDAFNLLIGEKTAEEAKIAIGSAYPLRETMTHSIRGRDLVSGLPKEIIATDEQIREGLSHSIRIIVNNIKTIIEETPPELLSDIFQRGIILAGGGSLIRGLDRLLANQTGIPVRMMEDPLTAVVRGTGVVLEDMERLQEVLVEDHRGTPLR; this is encoded by the coding sequence ATGGTATTCGGGCGGTTTTCGCAGGATATCGGTATTGATTTGGGGACCGCGAATACGCTGGTTTACGTGCGAGGGAAAGGGATTGTGATCAATGAACCGTCGGTTGTGGCAGTGAATCAGCGGACGGGGCAAATTCTTGCGATCGGGCGCGATGCCAAGCGCATGGTAGGAAAGACACCCGGGCATATTGTAGCAACGCGCCCCTTGGTCGACGGTGTGGTGAGTGATTTCGAAATCACGCAGCAAATGCTCCGATTTTTCATTAACAAGGTGCACGATAGCGGCTTCGCATTTCTTCGTCGGCCAAGAGTATTGGTGGGCGTGCCATCCGGAGTGACGGAGGTGGAACGGCGCGCGGTGATTGAAGCGACGATGAATGCGGGTGCTCGCGAAGCGTTTTTGATTGATGAGCCGATGGCGGCGGCGATTGGAGCGCGGTTACCGGTTATTGAAGCTTCGGGCAATATGGTGGTCGATATTGGTGGCGGGACGACAGAGATCGCGGTGATTTCTTTGGGAGGTGTGGTAGTGTCTCGGAGTCTTCGTATTGCGGGCGATGAGATGAATGAGGATATTGTGCGATATGCGCGCGACGCCTTCAATCTTCTGATCGGAGAGAAGACAGCCGAAGAGGCGAAGATCGCTATCGGAAGCGCCTACCCGCTTCGAGAGACGATGACCCACTCCATTCGCGGTCGCGATCTGGTGAGTGGCTTACCGAAGGAAATTATCGCAACCGACGAACAGATTCGCGAGGGCCTTTCGCATTCCATTCGGATTATTGTAAATAATATCAAAACGATTATCGAAGAGACGCCGCCGGAATTATTGTCGGATATATTCCAGCGGGGGATCATTCTGGCCGGCGGTGGGAGTTTGATTCGAGGGCTTGATCGCCTGCTTGCTAATCAGACCGGTATACCGGTGCGCATGATGGAGGATCCGCTGACGGCAGTAGTGCGTGGTACGGGGGTTGTGCTTGAGGATATGGAGCGCTTGCAAGAAGTGCTGGTTGAAGATCACCGAGGCACGCCGCTTCGATAA
- the mreC gene encoding rod shape-determining protein MreC → MRVLLFVRSDLLFSIFIFHHSFFVFYFSLPAMFRTLWRNKFGKLAIIIVGCLMVYLWNSPFIAFSARTVFGAIAFPAQNVTAFVGYHVGHLASFFASIGTLKKENERLSEENTNLKAENVALADQSRENEMLRQELQLAPRNTFNLLSAEVIGRDDVSSGGAVLINKGTASGVEKGMAVIVGSGTFIGRVIEMTPFSSRVLLVSDSGSAINAVAGMHEARGVVRGEYGLGLVLDMVLQSDTLVSGDEVITSGLGGDMPRGLLIGSVTSIEPSADRLFQRATLASPIRLDRIRFVSVIVNAKS, encoded by the coding sequence ATGCGCGTATTGCTCTTCGTCCGGTCCGATCTTCTTTTTTCTATTTTCATTTTCCATCATTCTTTTTTTGTCTTCTATTTTTCTCTTCCTGCAATGTTCCGCACTCTCTGGAGAAACAAGTTCGGGAAACTCGCGATTATTATTGTCGGGTGTCTCATGGTGTACCTCTGGAATTCTCCATTTATCGCATTCTCTGCGAGAACAGTATTCGGCGCGATTGCATTCCCGGCACAGAACGTGACGGCGTTTGTCGGATATCATGTGGGGCATCTCGCATCTTTCTTTGCATCTATCGGGACGCTCAAGAAAGAGAATGAACGTCTATCGGAAGAAAATACGAATCTCAAAGCCGAAAATGTCGCGCTTGCCGATCAATCAAGAGAGAATGAAATGCTTCGGCAAGAGCTGCAGCTTGCGCCACGGAATACATTCAATCTTCTTTCGGCGGAAGTGATCGGTCGGGACGATGTGTCGTCCGGTGGAGCTGTACTGATCAATAAGGGAACAGCTTCCGGAGTTGAGAAGGGTATGGCGGTTATTGTGGGCTCGGGGACGTTTATCGGGCGAGTGATAGAAATGACGCCGTTTTCTTCTCGCGTACTTCTGGTTTCTGATTCCGGAAGCGCCATAAATGCGGTGGCAGGGATGCATGAGGCGCGAGGCGTAGTGCGTGGTGAGTACGGATTGGGACTCGTATTGGATATGGTTTTGCAGTCGGATACGCTTGTTTCCGGAGACGAGGTGATCACCTCGGGTCTTGGCGGAGATATGCCGCGCGGATTGCTTATCGGATCAGTAACGTCGATCGAGCCGTCCGCCGACCGATTGTTTCAGCGCGCAACGCTTGCATCTCCGATTCGTCTCGATCGAATACGGTTTGTGTCCGTCATTGTGAATGCGAAGTCATGA